The Vitis vinifera cultivar Pinot Noir 40024 chromosome 18, ASM3070453v1 region ATGCTTCTGATCGAATTATACCGCAGCCGGACCTTTGGAGACCAATATATTGGGGAAGTACGTGTATCGTTCAAGGAGCTCTTTAATCGGGAAAGGACACTTTGGGGTCGTCTGACAACACTTTTTAGTTGTCCAAAGGGAGCTGGAGTTGGCAAGACTGTGAAATACCCGGTGAACAATGGTGGTTCTCATTCATCAGGAGTGCTGAAATTTTCATACAGATTTAGGAAAGAAGTGATTGTTAATCAACCATCCGGCGGGGGAAGTGCTTTGGGGTTGGCAGCGTCGGGAGCCAAGTGGGTGGAGCTGATTATAACAGTTGCGACTGGGATTGATATTCCATTTTCTTGGGAAGGTGTTTAATTCCGGCCGCTGATgtgatttttctcttcaaattgataaatggtagttttttccattcatactttcattcgttcatgcacagagaatatatagagggtaatcaccattctaagaatgagaaggaatgatacaaggaaagaatgatataagaaaataacaactaat contains the following coding sequences:
- the LOC104882777 gene encoding uncharacterized protein LOC104882777; its protein translation is MEFWMFEITLILARNLEVRETQKTKVYAKISIAGHPNTEKRTPVDKKGGANPAWNFTTTCKIGKQAVEHDGVMLLIELYRSRTFGDQYIGEVRVSFKELFNRERTLWGRLTTLFSCPKGAGVGKTVKYPVNNGGSHSSGVLKFSYRFRKEVIVNQPSGGGSALGLAASGAKWVELIITVATGIDIPFSWEGV